In a genomic window of [Empedobacter] haloabium:
- a CDS encoding GAF domain-containing protein, with protein MTGIGAPPGTGIDLDNCADEPIHIPGQIQPHGALLAFDHGGALRSWSANAAELLGFAPVLNQHVTRLPLEGPVLVQLRECIDESGADGCTRTAIETTMAGQVFDCIVHSDAFRVIAEFEQRDIRSDTVATFALKAHTAIERLKRQKTIGALLQLAVEQVRAITGFDRVMAYRFRHDDSGDVIGEALAPSLKPFLGMRYPASDIPAQARRLYTINTLRLIADIGYTPVALVGAPGDPPLDLSHAVLRSVSPIHVEYLQNMGVAASMSVSIVVNGRLWGLIACHHQTPLRVPYSIRMACDVMAQVLAATVQSLDARERAALVEQAADVRTHLIETLLQEDDVLAALERHAADLAATLGADALVFAQQGRVLVHGGLSHEAATAIVASLPADGEEVLQRRSLSEWPAAAHGAVGPWVGLLGLHFDPATGGWLLALRREQVETIRWGGKPEKLLRTGPLGHRLTPRGSFDEWVESVTDKAEPWDAGRLLVAEQLLAEMHRASMTRHADMERARMQLLAMLGHDLRDPLQSITMAATVLQHGAQPQQLGQRIQRSSGRMQRLISQVLDMSRLDSGLGLALRKEATDLSRMVEDLVDEARLAHPGTLYETAVTPGVTARVDADRMAQVISNLLSNARHHGTGGHPVLVALREEAGTIVIEVRNHGAAIAPELEAQLFNPFKRMALQNRANRTGMGLGLYIAFNIVQGHGGTLSYRHEAPHVVFTVRFPAADGAA; from the coding sequence ATGACCGGCATCGGCGCGCCGCCCGGCACTGGCATCGACCTGGACAACTGCGCCGACGAACCGATCCACATTCCCGGCCAGATCCAGCCGCATGGCGCGCTGCTGGCGTTCGACCACGGCGGCGCGCTGCGTTCGTGGAGCGCCAATGCCGCCGAGCTGCTGGGCTTCGCGCCCGTGCTGAATCAGCACGTGACCCGCCTGCCGTTGGAAGGACCCGTGCTGGTCCAGCTGCGTGAATGCATCGATGAAAGCGGCGCCGACGGCTGCACCCGCACCGCCATCGAGACCACGATGGCGGGCCAGGTCTTCGACTGCATCGTGCACAGCGACGCCTTTCGCGTCATCGCCGAATTCGAGCAGCGCGACATCCGCAGCGATACCGTGGCCACCTTCGCACTGAAGGCGCACACGGCGATCGAGCGGCTGAAGCGTCAGAAAACCATCGGCGCGCTGCTGCAGCTGGCGGTGGAACAGGTGCGCGCCATCACGGGCTTCGACCGCGTGATGGCCTACCGCTTCCGCCACGACGACAGCGGCGACGTGATCGGCGAAGCGCTCGCCCCGTCGCTCAAGCCCTTCCTCGGCATGCGCTATCCTGCCAGCGACATCCCGGCGCAGGCCCGGCGCCTGTACACCATCAACACCCTGCGCCTGATCGCCGACATCGGCTACACGCCGGTGGCCCTGGTGGGCGCGCCGGGCGATCCGCCGCTGGACCTGAGCCATGCCGTGCTGCGCAGCGTCTCGCCGATCCACGTCGAGTACCTGCAGAACATGGGCGTGGCCGCGTCGATGAGCGTGTCGATCGTCGTCAACGGCCGGCTGTGGGGCCTGATCGCCTGCCACCACCAGACGCCGCTGCGGGTGCCGTATTCGATCCGCATGGCCTGCGACGTGATGGCCCAGGTGCTGGCCGCCACCGTGCAGAGCCTGGACGCGCGTGAACGCGCCGCGCTGGTCGAGCAGGCCGCCGACGTGCGCACGCACCTGATCGAGACGCTGCTGCAGGAGGACGACGTGCTGGCGGCACTGGAACGCCACGCGGCCGACCTGGCCGCGACCCTGGGCGCGGACGCCCTCGTGTTTGCCCAGCAGGGCCGCGTGCTGGTGCACGGCGGCTTGTCGCACGAGGCGGCGACGGCCATCGTGGCCTCGCTGCCGGCCGACGGCGAGGAAGTGCTGCAACGCCGCAGCCTGTCCGAATGGCCGGCGGCCGCGCATGGCGCGGTCGGCCCCTGGGTCGGCCTGCTGGGCCTGCACTTCGATCCCGCCACCGGCGGCTGGCTGCTGGCGCTGCGGCGCGAGCAGGTCGAGACGATCCGCTGGGGCGGCAAGCCGGAAAAGCTGCTGCGCACCGGACCGCTGGGGCACCGGCTGACGCCGCGCGGCTCGTTCGACGAATGGGTCGAATCCGTCACCGACAAGGCCGAGCCGTGGGATGCCGGCCGCCTGCTGGTGGCCGAGCAGCTGCTGGCCGAGATGCATCGCGCCAGCATGACGCGCCATGCCGACATGGAGCGCGCCCGCATGCAGCTGCTGGCGATGCTGGGCCACGACCTGCGCGACCCGCTGCAATCGATCACGATGGCGGCCACGGTGCTGCAGCACGGCGCCCAGCCGCAGCAACTGGGCCAGCGCATCCAGCGTTCCAGCGGTCGCATGCAGCGCCTGATCAGCCAGGTACTCGACATGAGCCGGCTCGACAGCGGCCTGGGGCTGGCGCTGCGCAAGGAAGCCACGGACCTCAGCCGCATGGTGGAAGACCTGGTCGACGAAGCCCGCCTGGCCCATCCCGGCACCTTGTACGAGACCGCGGTCACGCCGGGCGTCACGGCCCGGGTGGACGCCGACCGGATGGCGCAGGTCATCAGCAATCTGCTGAGCAATGCGCGCCATCATGGCACCGGCGGTCACCCGGTGCTGGTGGCGCTGCGCGAAGAAGCGGGCACGATCGTGATCGAGGTGCGCAATCATGGCGCGGCCATCGCCCCGGAACTGGAAGCACAGCTGTTCAATCCGTTCAAGCGGATGGCGCTGCAGAACCGCGCCAACCGCACCGGCATGGGCCTGGGCCTGTACATCGCGTTCAATATCGTGCAGGGGCACGGCGGCACGCTGAGCTACCGGCACGAGGCGCCGCACGTCGTGTTTACCGTGCGTTTCCCGGCCGCCGACGGCGCCGCATGA
- a CDS encoding DNA-binding protein: MARTGLSKADIRACRERLLAEGRHPSADAVRKALGDTGSKSTIHRCLKELAQEEAGAGAARAATTRQLHALVERIADLLHAGGPDALREHYEEALRHKDRELAELQVQVATLTARLAQLEARPVPPRERTAPRDEDAIRAFGGFGVALDTSRSGGRATSPFSALRAGGRTEVVELGDEWPLRWS, translated from the coding sequence ATGGCACGCACGGGACTGAGCAAGGCCGACATCCGCGCCTGCCGCGAGCGCCTGCTGGCCGAGGGCCGCCACCCTTCGGCGGACGCGGTGCGCAAGGCGCTGGGCGACACGGGGTCGAAATCGACGATCCACCGCTGCCTGAAGGAGCTGGCGCAGGAAGAGGCGGGCGCGGGCGCGGCGCGCGCCGCTACCACGCGCCAGCTGCATGCGCTGGTCGAGCGCATTGCCGACCTGCTGCATGCGGGCGGACCGGACGCGCTGCGCGAACATTATGAAGAGGCGCTGCGCCACAAGGACCGCGAGCTGGCCGAACTGCAGGTCCAGGTCGCCACACTGACGGCGCGCCTGGCGCAGCTGGAAGCACGCCCGGTCCCGCCGCGCGAGCGCACGGCACCGCGCGATGAAGACGCCATCCGCGCTTTCGGCGGCTTCGGCGTCGCGCTGGATACTTCGCGCAGCGGCGGGCGCGCCACGTCGCCGTTCAGCGCCCTGCGCGCCGGCGGTCGCACCGAAGTGGTCGAACTGGGGGACGAATGGCCGCTCAGGTGGTCGTGA
- the ispD gene encoding 2-C-methyl-D-erythritol 4-phosphate cytidylyltransferase produces the protein MTAVPQREVVRYFALIPAAGVGARMGAAGPKQYLPLAGKPMLRHTLQAFLDCAAIAHVYVVVSAGDGYIDDVVADCGARVTVLRCGGATRMESIRNGLHALDARDDDRILVHDAARPGLTPALIEKLIDAAGANPAGGLLALRVVDTVKSTRSGRVETTPRDGLWLAQTPQMFPYELLRRALEQAPDPEAITDDASAVEMLGLSPQLVEGHPRNLKVTLPADVGIATLYLTHEHI, from the coding sequence ATGACAGCCGTACCGCAGCGCGAGGTCGTGCGCTACTTCGCATTGATTCCCGCCGCCGGCGTCGGCGCCCGCATGGGCGCGGCCGGCCCGAAACAATACCTGCCGCTGGCCGGCAAGCCGATGCTGCGCCACACGCTGCAGGCCTTCCTCGACTGCGCGGCGATCGCGCACGTGTACGTCGTCGTCAGCGCGGGCGACGGTTACATCGACGATGTCGTTGCCGATTGCGGCGCGCGCGTGACGGTGCTGCGCTGCGGCGGCGCCACGCGCATGGAATCGATCCGCAACGGCCTGCACGCGCTGGATGCGCGCGACGACGACCGTATCCTGGTGCACGACGCGGCCCGGCCCGGGCTGACGCCGGCGCTGATCGAGAAATTGATCGACGCGGCCGGGGCCAACCCGGCCGGCGGCCTGCTGGCCTTGCGAGTCGTCGACACTGTCAAGAGCACCCGCAGCGGCCGCGTCGAGACGACCCCGCGTGACGGCCTGTGGCTGGCGCAGACGCCGCAGATGTTCCCGTACGAACTGCTGCGGCGCGCGCTGGAGCAGGCGCCCGATCCCGAGGCGATCACGGACGACGCCTCGGCCGTCGAGATGCTGGGCTTGTCGCCCCAGCTGGTCGAGGGCCATCCCCGCAACCTGAAGGTGACCTTGCCGGCCGACGTCGGCATCGCCACCTTGTACCTGACCCACGAGCACATATGA
- a CDS encoding DUF2818 family protein, with amino-acid sequence MDVGAAAWLVILLALLAANLPFINDRLFAVVPLKGGTSAARKPFLVRLLELVVLFFVVGSVGRLLEGRIGTVFPQTWEFYAIGACLFVVLAFPGFVVRYLRKRH; translated from the coding sequence ATGGACGTCGGCGCGGCGGCTTGGTTGGTGATCCTGCTGGCACTGCTGGCCGCCAACCTGCCGTTCATCAATGACCGCCTGTTTGCCGTGGTGCCGCTGAAAGGCGGCACCAGCGCGGCACGCAAACCCTTCCTCGTGCGCCTGCTCGAACTCGTCGTGCTGTTCTTCGTCGTCGGGTCCGTCGGCCGCCTGCTGGAAGGGCGCATCGGCACGGTGTTCCCGCAGACGTGGGAGTTCTACGCCATCGGCGCCTGCCTGTTCGTCGTGCTGGCCTTCCCCGGCTTCGTCGTCCGCTACCTGCGCAAGCGCCACTGA
- a CDS encoding NADH-quinone oxidoreductase subunit M — translation MQSQIPYLSLSIWLPVLFGLVILAIGRDSRAGLVRVLALIGSIVSLLPTIPLFTQFDNAAHGVQFVEKSAWIERFNIFYSLGIDGLSLWFVPLTAFITVIVVISAWEVIQERVAQYMGAFLILSGLMIGVFAALDGLLFYFFFEATLIPMYIIIGVWGGANRVYAAFKFFLYTFLGSLLTLVALIYLYNKSGTWDILEWHKLPLSMPEQIAIFVAFFMAFAVKVPMFPVHTWLPDVHVEAPTGGSAVLAAIMLKLGAYGFLRFSLPIVPDASHYLAPVVIVLSLIAVIYVGLVALVQKDMKKLVAYSSIAHMGFVTLGFFMFNDMGTQGAIMQMISHGFVSGAMFLCIGVLYDRAHSRQIADYGGVVNKMPKFAAFFILFSMANCGLPATSGFVGEFMVILGAVQFNFVTGILAATALILGAAYSLWMAKRVIFGKVTNHHVAELTDINGREFFMLGVLAIAVLAMGLYPAPFTDTMQTSVADLLKHAAQSKLALTAP, via the coding sequence ATGCAGTCACAAATTCCTTACCTGAGCCTGTCGATCTGGTTGCCGGTGCTGTTCGGCCTCGTCATCCTGGCGATCGGCCGCGACTCGCGCGCCGGCCTGGTGCGCGTGCTGGCACTGATCGGTTCCATCGTTTCGCTGCTGCCGACGATCCCGCTGTTCACGCAGTTCGACAATGCCGCCCATGGCGTGCAGTTCGTCGAGAAGTCGGCGTGGATCGAACGCTTCAACATCTTCTATTCGCTGGGCATCGACGGCCTGTCGCTGTGGTTCGTGCCGCTGACGGCCTTCATCACGGTCATCGTCGTGATCTCGGCCTGGGAAGTGATCCAGGAACGCGTCGCCCAGTACATGGGCGCATTCCTGATCCTGTCCGGCCTCATGATCGGCGTGTTCGCCGCGCTGGACGGCCTGCTGTTCTACTTCTTCTTCGAAGCGACCCTGATCCCGATGTACATCATCATCGGCGTGTGGGGCGGTGCGAACCGCGTGTACGCGGCGTTCAAGTTCTTCCTGTACACCTTCCTCGGCTCGCTGCTGACCCTGGTGGCCCTGATCTACCTGTACAACAAGTCGGGCACGTGGGACATCCTGGAGTGGCACAAGCTGCCGCTGTCGATGCCGGAGCAGATCGCGATCTTCGTCGCCTTCTTCATGGCCTTCGCCGTCAAGGTGCCGATGTTCCCGGTGCACACCTGGCTGCCGGACGTGCACGTGGAAGCGCCGACCGGCGGTTCCGCCGTGCTGGCCGCGATCATGCTGAAGCTGGGCGCCTACGGTTTCCTGCGTTTTTCGCTGCCGATCGTGCCTGACGCGTCGCACTACCTGGCGCCCGTCGTCATCGTGCTGTCGCTGATCGCCGTGATCTACGTGGGCCTGGTGGCCCTGGTCCAGAAGGACATGAAAAAGCTGGTCGCCTACTCGTCGATCGCGCACATGGGCTTCGTCACCCTGGGCTTCTTCATGTTCAACGACATGGGCACGCAAGGCGCCATCATGCAGATGATCTCGCACGGCTTCGTGTCCGGCGCGATGTTCCTGTGCATCGGCGTGCTGTACGACCGCGCCCACTCGCGCCAGATCGCCGACTACGGTGGCGTCGTCAACAAGATGCCGAAGTTCGCCGCGTTCTTCATCCTGTTCTCGATGGCCAACTGCGGCCTGCCGGCGACCTCCGGCTTCGTCGGCGAGTTCATGGTGATCCTGGGCGCCGTGCAGTTCAACTTCGTCACGGGCATCCTGGCCGCGACCGCGCTGATCCTGGGCGCCGCCTACTCGCTGTGGATGGCCAAGCGCGTCATCTTCGGCAAGGTGACGAACCACCACGTGGCCGAGCTGACCGACATCAACGGCCGCGAGTTCTTCATGCTGGGCGTCCTGGCGATCGCCGTGCTGGCAATGGGCCTGTATCCGGCGCCGTTCACCGACACGATGCAGACTTCCGTGGCGGACCTGCTGAAGCATGCCGCGCAGAGCAAGCTGGCACTGACCGCACCTTGA
- the ispF gene encoding 2-C-methyl-D-erythritol 2,4-cyclodiphosphate synthase, with protein sequence MNQPVLPFRIGQGYDSHRLVEGRKLILGGVEIAHDKGLLGHSDADALLHAVTDAILGAAALGDIGRHFPDTAAEFAGADSRVLLREAARRVRETGYDIGNVDATIIAQRPKMAPHIATMVAHIAADLGVAPGQVNVKAKTNEKMGYLGREEGINAEAVALLVRRPD encoded by the coding sequence ATGAACCAACCCGTACTACCATTTCGTATCGGCCAGGGCTACGACAGCCACCGCCTGGTCGAAGGCCGCAAGCTGATCCTCGGCGGCGTCGAGATCGCGCACGACAAGGGCCTCTTGGGCCACTCCGACGCGGACGCGCTGCTGCACGCCGTCACCGACGCCATCCTGGGCGCCGCCGCGCTGGGCGACATCGGCCGCCACTTCCCCGACACCGCCGCCGAATTCGCCGGCGCCGATTCGCGCGTGCTGCTGCGCGAGGCGGCGCGCCGCGTAAGGGAAACCGGCTACGACATCGGCAACGTCGATGCGACCATCATCGCCCAGCGCCCGAAGATGGCGCCGCACATCGCCACGATGGTGGCCCATATCGCGGCCGACCTGGGCGTGGCGCCTGGGCAGGTCAACGTCAAGGCCAAGACCAACGAGAAGATGGGCTACCTGGGGCGCGAGGAGGGCATCAACGCCGAGGCGGTCGCGCTGCTGGTGCGGCGCCCCGATTGA
- a CDS encoding NUDIX hydrolase codes for MSDTHLKETKVDGGLAYDGGFLKVHKDRVTLPNGATTHREYIRHSGAVTILPVLDDGRILLERQYRYPNDRVFIEFPAGKIDPGEDHLECAKRELKEETGYTAREWQFVATIHNAIAYSDEHLELYLAKGLVAGEAELDDGEFVECFTATLDEMLAWVRSGEITDVKTIIGTFWLDKLRSGQWTPPAK; via the coding sequence ATGAGCGATACGCACCTGAAGGAAACCAAAGTGGACGGCGGCCTGGCCTACGACGGCGGCTTCCTCAAAGTACACAAAGACCGCGTGACCTTGCCCAACGGCGCCACCACGCACCGCGAATACATCCGCCATTCCGGCGCCGTGACGATCCTGCCCGTGCTGGACGACGGCCGTATCCTGCTGGAGCGCCAATACCGCTACCCGAACGACCGCGTCTTCATCGAGTTCCCGGCCGGGAAGATCGATCCGGGCGAGGACCACCTGGAATGCGCCAAGCGCGAGCTGAAGGAGGAGACGGGCTACACGGCGCGCGAATGGCAGTTCGTGGCGACGATCCACAATGCCATCGCCTACTCGGACGAGCACCTGGAGCTGTACCTGGCCAAGGGCCTGGTGGCAGGCGAGGCCGAGCTGGACGACGGCGAATTCGTCGAGTGCTTCACGGCCACCCTGGACGAGATGCTGGCATGGGTGCGCAGCGGAGAAATCACGGACGTGAAGACGATCATCGGCACGTTCTGGCTCGACAAGCTGCGCTCGGGGCAGTGGACGCCGCCGGCAAAATGA
- the nuoN gene encoding NADH-quinone oxidoreductase subunit NuoN translates to MNTPNLIPIYAEIFLVVATSAILLIDMFLSESKRGITYALSLLALVGCAWFTFVDFQAGTTTYTFYNMVVSDPMGNLLKLFTYLTVGITFVYSRQYTTDRGMLGGSLGGEFYVLALFSMLGQMVMIAANNFLSIYLGLELMSLATYALVALRRDHTMSTEAAMKYFVLGALASGFLLYGMSMLYGATGTLDLSAMAAKIASGTVTPTILVFGLVFVVAGLAFKLGAVPFHMWVPDVYQGSPTGVTLLLGAAPKLATFAICIRLLVEGLLPLALDWQQMLMILAVLSLAIGNLTAIAQTNLKRMLAYSTIAQMGFVLLGLMAGVTGQDQSNASAAYSAAMYYSITYVLTTLGTFGLIMVLARAGHEAEELADFKGLSKRSPWFALVMTLLMFSLAGVPPMMGFAAKLAVLQTVLQTGQLGLTIFAVMASLVAAFYYLRVVKTMWFDEPTDTARISVALDKNIVLGLNALLVVALGVVPGPLLDACLRTMKATLIS, encoded by the coding sequence ATGAATACACCCAACCTGATCCCGATCTACGCAGAGATCTTCCTGGTGGTCGCCACCTCGGCGATCCTGCTGATCGACATGTTCCTGTCCGAGTCGAAGCGCGGCATCACCTATGCGCTGTCGCTGCTGGCACTGGTGGGCTGCGCCTGGTTCACGTTCGTCGACTTCCAGGCCGGCACCACGACGTACACGTTCTACAACATGGTCGTGTCCGACCCGATGGGCAACCTGCTCAAGCTGTTCACCTACCTGACCGTGGGCATCACGTTCGTCTACTCGCGCCAGTACACCACCGACCGCGGCATGCTGGGCGGTTCGCTGGGCGGCGAGTTCTACGTCCTCGCGCTGTTCTCGATGCTGGGCCAGATGGTCATGATCGCCGCGAACAACTTCCTGTCCATCTACCTGGGCCTGGAACTGATGTCGCTGGCCACCTACGCCCTGGTGGCGCTGCGCCGCGACCACACGATGTCGACCGAAGCGGCGATGAAGTACTTCGTGCTGGGCGCGCTGGCGTCGGGCTTCCTGCTGTACGGCATGTCGATGCTGTACGGTGCCACCGGCACGCTGGACCTGTCGGCGATGGCCGCCAAGATCGCCAGCGGTACCGTGACGCCGACGATCCTGGTGTTCGGCCTGGTGTTCGTCGTGGCCGGCCTGGCCTTCAAGCTGGGCGCCGTGCCGTTCCACATGTGGGTACCGGACGTCTACCAGGGCTCGCCGACCGGCGTCACCCTGCTGCTGGGCGCCGCGCCGAAGCTGGCCACGTTCGCGATCTGCATTCGCCTGCTGGTGGAAGGTCTGCTGCCGCTGGCACTGGACTGGCAGCAGATGCTGATGATCCTGGCCGTGCTGTCGCTGGCCATCGGCAACCTGACCGCCATCGCGCAGACGAACCTGAAGCGCATGCTGGCCTACTCGACGATCGCGCAGATGGGCTTCGTGCTGCTGGGCCTGATGGCGGGTGTCACGGGCCAGGACCAGAGCAACGCGTCGGCCGCCTACAGCGCCGCGATGTACTACTCGATCACGTACGTGCTGACCACGCTGGGCACCTTCGGCCTGATCATGGTGCTGGCACGTGCCGGTCATGAAGCGGAAGAACTGGCCGACTTCAAGGGCCTGTCGAAGCGTTCGCCGTGGTTCGCCCTGGTCATGACCCTCTTGATGTTCTCGCTGGCCGGCGTACCGCCGATGATGGGCTTTGCCGCCAAGCTGGCGGTGCTGCAGACCGTGCTGCAAACCGGTCAGCTGGGCCTGACGATCTTCGCCGTGATGGCGTCGCTGGTCGCCGCGTTCTACTACCTGCGCGTCGTCAAGACGATGTGGTTCGACGAACCGACCGACACGGCGCGCATCAGCGTCGCGCTTGATAAAAACATCGTGCTGGGCCTGAACGCCCTGCTGGTGGTGGCCCTGGGCGTCGTGCCCGGCCCGCTGCTGGACGCCTGCCTGCGCACGATGAAAGCCACGCTGATCTCCTGA
- a CDS encoding GNAT family N-acetyltransferase: MKAAPEVLARTLRATDVAALLAFELANRAWFERHIEPRAPAFYTPAGVAAHVDEYLTGLANGTWHPFVLVDGDGAIVGRANLKDIDQAARSAEVGYRVAQHACGRGLATLALRHLVRAAATRWRLERLDAFVYPANVGSHRVLARCGFVALPLDAGATERRFTLALTTT, encoded by the coding sequence ATGAAGGCTGCGCCGGAAGTGCTCGCGCGCACGCTGCGCGCCACCGATGTGGCGGCGCTGCTGGCGTTCGAACTGGCCAACCGCGCCTGGTTCGAACGCCATATCGAACCGCGCGCGCCGGCTTTCTATACGCCGGCAGGGGTGGCCGCGCACGTCGACGAGTACCTCACGGGCCTGGCGAACGGCACCTGGCATCCGTTCGTGCTGGTCGACGGGGACGGCGCCATCGTCGGCCGCGCCAACCTGAAGGATATCGACCAGGCGGCCCGCTCGGCCGAGGTGGGCTACCGCGTGGCGCAGCATGCCTGCGGCCGCGGGCTGGCGACGCTGGCGTTGCGCCACCTCGTGCGCGCGGCCGCCACGCGCTGGCGCCTGGAGCGGCTGGACGCCTTCGTCTATCCCGCCAACGTCGGCTCGCACCGTGTGCTGGCGCGCTGCGGCTTCGTCGCCCTGCCGCTGGATGCCGGTGCCACCGAGCGGCGCTTCACGCTGGCCCTCACGACCACCTGA
- a CDS encoding VOC family protein, whose protein sequence is MIRIREIDHIVLRVVNLERMLHFYTQVLGCGIERRQDEIGLVQLRAGSALVDLVPVDQKLGRMGGAAPGREGRNVDHFCFRVEPFDEAAIRTHLASFDVAAGPTESRYGAEGEGPSIYLEDPEGNTVELKGPPY, encoded by the coding sequence ATGATCCGGATACGCGAGATCGACCATATCGTGCTGCGCGTGGTGAACCTCGAGCGCATGCTGCACTTCTACACGCAGGTGCTGGGCTGCGGCATCGAGCGGCGCCAGGACGAGATCGGCCTGGTGCAGCTGCGCGCCGGCAGCGCGCTGGTGGACCTGGTGCCGGTGGACCAGAAGCTGGGGCGCATGGGCGGCGCGGCGCCGGGGCGGGAAGGGCGCAATGTCGATCACTTCTGCTTCCGTGTCGAGCCGTTCGACGAGGCGGCGATCCGCACCCACCTGGCGTCGTTCGACGTGGCGGCGGGACCGACCGAGTCACGCTACGGCGCCGAAGGGGAGGGCCCATCCATCTACCTCGAGGACCCGGAAGGCAACACGGTGGAGCTGAAGGGCCCGCCGTATTGA
- a CDS encoding cation:proton antiporter, translated as MSTTEIFLLAMLLIFVVPFLVWRLGRTEYFAPLVIVQIIMGIVLGPGVLGAAFPEYHRFVFNPDVVKTLNGIAQWGVMLFVMLAGVELDLKKVWQYRRESAVTAGLSLGLPLLCGCAAALVLMSYPGWMGASAATWQFTLGTGMACAVTALPVLVLLLEKLDILRQPMGQRILRYASLDDVAIWGVLALIMLDWERIGRQLGFILAFAVLTVLFRRVMARLRRDDRWYVALAWLIACAFGADWAGLHFMVGAFLAGVVMDADWFGQEQLDALFRNVLLVLMPVFFLSTGLRTRWDLGGGMGTYAVFAGAALLLVASVGGKLAGAHLAGRMLGWKSGEASVIGWLLQSKGLIEIIFANILLDKQIITSETFTALLLMAVGSTMLTVPVVHPKLHRVRHTGLVGQASS; from the coding sequence ATGAGCACGACCGAGATTTTTCTGCTGGCTATGCTGTTGATTTTCGTGGTGCCGTTTCTGGTGTGGCGGCTGGGCCGCACCGAGTATTTCGCGCCGCTCGTGATCGTCCAGATCATCATGGGCATCGTGCTGGGACCGGGGGTGCTGGGCGCGGCGTTCCCGGAGTATCACCGCTTTGTCTTCAATCCGGATGTGGTCAAGACGTTGAACGGCATCGCCCAGTGGGGCGTGATGCTGTTCGTGATGCTCGCTGGCGTCGAGCTCGACCTGAAAAAAGTCTGGCAGTACCGCCGCGAAAGCGCCGTCACGGCCGGGCTGTCGCTGGGCCTGCCGTTGCTGTGCGGCTGCGCGGCCGCGCTCGTGCTGATGAGCTATCCGGGCTGGATGGGCGCCAGCGCGGCCACCTGGCAGTTCACGCTCGGCACCGGCATGGCATGCGCCGTCACGGCGCTGCCCGTATTGGTGCTGCTGCTGGAAAAGCTGGACATCCTGCGCCAGCCGATGGGCCAGCGCATCCTGCGCTACGCCAGCCTGGACGACGTCGCCATCTGGGGCGTGCTGGCGTTGATCATGCTGGACTGGGAACGCATTGGCCGCCAGCTGGGCTTTATCCTGGCGTTCGCCGTGCTGACGGTGCTGTTCCGCCGCGTCATGGCCCGCCTGCGCCGCGACGACCGCTGGTACGTCGCGCTGGCATGGCTGATCGCCTGCGCATTCGGCGCCGACTGGGCCGGGCTGCATTTCATGGTCGGCGCCTTCCTGGCCGGCGTCGTGATGGACGCCGACTGGTTCGGCCAGGAGCAGCTCGATGCGCTGTTCCGCAACGTGCTGCTGGTGCTGATGCCGGTGTTCTTCCTCAGCACCGGCTTGCGCACCCGCTGGGACCTCGGCGGCGGCATGGGCACCTATGCGGTGTTCGCTGGCGCCGCGCTGCTGCTGGTGGCCTCCGTCGGCGGCAAGCTGGCCGGGGCGCACCTGGCCGGACGCATGCTGGGCTGGAAGAGCGGCGAGGCCTCCGTGATCGGCTGGCTGCTGCAGTCGAAAGGCCTGATCGAGATCATCTTCGCCAACATCCTGCTGGACAAGCAGATCATCACCAGCGAGACGTTCACGGCGCTGCTGCTGATGGCCGTCGGCAGCACGATGCTGACGGTGCCCGTCGTGCATCCCAAGCTGCACCGCGTGCGGCATACCGGCCTGGTCGGCCAGGCCAGTTCCTGA